A stretch of Sinorhizobium meliloti DNA encodes these proteins:
- a CDS encoding xanthine dehydrogenase family protein molybdopterin-binding subunit, producing the protein MGVEGIGARVARKEDKRFLTGKGRYTDDMVVPGMKYAVFVRSPHAHATIRSIDATSAKSMPGVIDVLDGKQLLADGIGNLICGWMIHSKDGSPMRMGAWRPLAHETVRYVGDAVAIVVADSVAQARDAAEAVVVDYETLPVVTETLQALGEGEPQIHPEAPGNLIFDWELGDAGAADQAIAAAAHVTELKIINNRLSPNAMEPRATLGIYDAGDDHFTCYTTSQNPHLARLVMSAFYNVAPENKLRVIAPDVGGGFGSKIFIYPEEIVCLWASKRTGVPVKWTADRTEAFLTDAHGRDHVSTVKMAFDSSNRITALKVDTIANLGAYMSLFSSCVPTYLYATLLSGQYAIPAIHANVRTVYTNTAPVDAYRGAGRPEATYLLERTIETAARELGISPAELRRINFIRTFPHQTPVIMNYDAGDYEASLRGAMEAADWDGFAARKAEAERRGMKRGIGMSCYIEACGLAPSAAVGSLGAGVGLWESAEVRVNAVGTIEVMTGSHSHGQGHETTFAQVVAERFGVPIDSVNIVHGDTDKVQMGMGTYGSRSGAVGMSAVFKALDKVEAKAKRIAAHMMEADESDIVIEDGALKVAGTDRSVPWSQVALASYTAHNLPPGMEPGLKEGAFYDPSNFTFPAGCYICEVEVDPETGRTKIVQFVAADDFGNIINPLIVEGQVHGGLAQGIGQALLEGVHYDQSGQLLTASYMDYAMPRADDLPSFTVTTSNTPCPSNPLGVKGCGEAGAIGSPPALINAITDAIGTNELTMPATPQKVWVAVHSAH; encoded by the coding sequence ATGGGCGTTGAAGGCATCGGCGCGCGGGTGGCGCGCAAGGAAGACAAGCGCTTCCTGACCGGCAAGGGGCGCTATACGGACGACATGGTCGTGCCCGGCATGAAATATGCGGTTTTCGTGCGCAGCCCGCATGCGCATGCGACCATCAGGAGCATCGACGCAACGTCGGCCAAGTCCATGCCCGGCGTGATCGACGTACTCGACGGCAAGCAGTTGCTGGCGGATGGGATCGGCAATCTCATCTGTGGCTGGATGATCCACTCGAAGGACGGCTCGCCGATGCGCATGGGCGCCTGGCGGCCGCTTGCCCACGAGACCGTGCGCTATGTCGGCGATGCGGTGGCGATCGTGGTCGCCGACAGTGTTGCGCAAGCGCGCGACGCGGCGGAGGCTGTGGTCGTGGATTACGAAACCCTGCCGGTCGTCACCGAAACGCTCCAGGCACTTGGCGAGGGCGAGCCGCAGATCCATCCGGAAGCGCCGGGCAATCTGATCTTCGATTGGGAGCTTGGCGACGCGGGCGCGGCCGATCAGGCGATCGCTGCGGCGGCGCACGTCACGGAACTGAAGATCATCAACAACCGCCTGTCGCCGAATGCGATGGAGCCGCGCGCGACGCTCGGAATCTATGATGCCGGCGACGACCATTTCACCTGCTACACCACCAGCCAGAACCCGCATCTTGCCCGGCTGGTGATGAGCGCCTTCTACAATGTCGCGCCGGAGAACAAGCTCCGGGTGATCGCTCCCGACGTCGGTGGCGGCTTCGGGTCCAAGATTTTCATCTATCCGGAAGAGATCGTCTGTCTGTGGGCCTCTAAGCGCACCGGCGTGCCGGTGAAATGGACCGCGGACCGCACCGAGGCCTTCCTGACGGACGCACACGGCCGCGACCATGTGTCGACGGTGAAGATGGCTTTCGACAGCAGCAACCGGATCACCGCGCTCAAGGTCGACACTATAGCCAATCTCGGCGCCTATATGTCTCTCTTCTCCTCCTGCGTGCCGACCTACCTCTATGCGACGCTCCTCTCCGGACAATATGCAATCCCGGCGATCCATGCCAATGTCCGCACCGTCTATACCAATACCGCGCCGGTCGACGCCTATCGCGGCGCCGGGCGGCCGGAGGCCACATACCTCCTGGAGCGCACGATCGAGACGGCCGCGCGCGAACTCGGCATTTCCCCCGCGGAACTCCGGCGCATCAACTTCATCCGCACCTTCCCCCATCAGACGCCGGTGATCATGAACTATGACGCGGGCGATTACGAAGCGTCGCTCAGGGGGGCGATGGAGGCGGCCGACTGGGACGGTTTCGCCGCGCGCAAGGCGGAAGCCGAGCGGCGGGGAATGAAGCGCGGCATCGGCATGAGCTGCTATATCGAAGCCTGCGGACTGGCGCCTTCCGCCGCCGTCGGTTCGCTCGGCGCCGGCGTCGGCCTGTGGGAATCGGCCGAGGTCAGGGTCAACGCGGTCGGCACCATCGAGGTGATGACCGGCTCGCACAGCCACGGCCAGGGGCACGAAACGACCTTCGCCCAGGTGGTTGCGGAGCGTTTCGGCGTGCCGATCGACAGCGTCAACATCGTCCATGGCGATACGGACAAGGTGCAGATGGGCATGGGAACCTATGGTTCCCGCTCCGGCGCCGTCGGCATGTCGGCCGTCTTCAAGGCGCTCGACAAGGTCGAGGCCAAGGCGAAAAGGATTGCGGCCCACATGATGGAGGCGGACGAGAGCGACATCGTCATCGAAGACGGCGCGCTCAAGGTGGCCGGTACCGACAGGTCAGTCCCCTGGTCGCAGGTGGCGCTTGCTTCCTATACGGCCCATAACCTGCCGCCCGGAATGGAGCCCGGCCTCAAGGAGGGCGCCTTCTACGATCCGAGCAACTTCACCTTCCCGGCGGGTTGCTACATCTGCGAAGTGGAGGTGGATCCGGAAACCGGCCGGACGAAGATCGTGCAGTTCGTCGCGGCGGACGATTTCGGCAATATCATCAACCCGCTGATCGTCGAGGGCCAGGTGCATGGCGGGCTGGCGCAGGGCATCGGCCAGGCGCTGCTCGAAGGGGTGCATTACGACCAGAGCGGTCAGCTGCTGACGGCGAGCTACATGGACTACGCGATGCCGCGCGCCGACGACCTGCCTTCGTTCACGGTGACAACCTCGAATACGCCCTGCCCGAGCAACCCGCTCGGCGTCAAGGGCTGCGGCGAGGCGGGCGCGATCGGCTCGCCGCCGGCGCTGATCAACGCCATCACGGACGCGATCGGCACCAACGAGCTCACCATGCCGGCGACCCCGCAGAAGGTCTGGGTCGCGGTGCATAGCGCGCATTGA
- a CDS encoding autotransporter assembly complex protein TamA yields the protein MSPPRSSIAHWKTATALTIVASAVLGPVSVEQAHAFKIFGMRFFESAEEEVQVIDPVRYTLTFEPGTDDEELREALENGSQLVQDQEEPVSGDLGLAIKARDDRDRLLAVLYEKARYGGTVSILVNGQDIDSLPPDPAFPDGQPVPVVVRVAPGPAFTLGTVRLEGDAARLDPAAYDLKRGARADSTLIIKAGEQIVNDLKEQSRPLAKLAERSVVADHATSTVDVTIRADGGPVAPVGNLTVSGARTVDPDFVKDYSRLNHGRPYSPENIRKAAERLRQLNVFSSVTINEADGLAPDGTIPMNIQVSEGKHRYFGFGGQVSTTDGLGLQGYWGHRNLFGRAESLRIEGSVDRLGETTDVAGLDYSAGILFAKPGAFGPASTFTASVKAAIVDPDAYSAKTVTAAAGAAFELSPEDTFSVGAEVGWADVDDAFGSNSYITAALPFEYVRDARDDKLNPTEGYRALINAKPSYEIEGKTFFSSFEASASGYYAFGTEKRFVLAGKLGAGVLVGGDELSDIPATRRFFLGGGGSVRGYSYQEISPRDADDELTGGRSYVSGSLEARIAVTDTIGVVPFIDAGTVSDSTAPDFSDIRAGAGIGLRYATPFGPIRLDFAVPLNKYPGGTDYGIYAGIGQSF from the coding sequence ATGTCTCCACCACGATCGAGTATTGCGCACTGGAAGACAGCGACCGCGCTCACAATCGTGGCCTCGGCCGTGCTCGGCCCGGTTTCCGTCGAGCAGGCCCACGCGTTCAAGATCTTCGGAATGCGCTTCTTCGAAAGCGCGGAAGAAGAAGTGCAGGTCATAGACCCGGTTCGCTATACGCTGACTTTCGAGCCGGGAACGGATGACGAGGAGCTCCGGGAGGCGCTGGAAAACGGCTCGCAGCTCGTTCAGGATCAGGAAGAACCGGTCTCGGGCGATCTTGGCCTGGCGATCAAGGCGCGCGACGACCGCGATCGGCTCCTCGCCGTCCTCTACGAAAAGGCGCGTTACGGCGGCACGGTCAGCATCCTGGTCAACGGCCAGGACATTGACAGCCTACCCCCGGACCCGGCTTTCCCCGACGGCCAGCCCGTGCCGGTCGTGGTTCGCGTTGCTCCCGGGCCGGCATTCACGCTGGGCACGGTCAGGCTCGAGGGAGACGCGGCGCGGCTCGATCCCGCCGCCTACGACCTTAAGCGCGGCGCCCGCGCCGACTCGACCTTGATCATCAAGGCGGGCGAGCAGATCGTGAACGATCTCAAGGAACAGAGCAGGCCCCTGGCCAAGCTCGCCGAGCGCAGCGTCGTTGCGGATCACGCGACTTCCACGGTCGACGTGACGATCCGCGCCGATGGCGGCCCGGTCGCGCCCGTCGGCAACCTGACGGTCAGCGGCGCCAGAACGGTCGATCCGGATTTCGTCAAGGATTATTCCCGCCTGAACCACGGTCGCCCATATTCGCCGGAGAATATTCGCAAGGCCGCCGAGCGGCTGCGGCAGTTGAATGTCTTTTCCAGCGTCACCATCAACGAAGCCGACGGGCTCGCGCCCGACGGCACGATCCCGATGAACATCCAGGTATCGGAAGGCAAGCACCGCTATTTCGGTTTCGGCGGACAGGTCTCGACCACGGACGGCCTTGGCCTCCAGGGCTATTGGGGCCATCGCAATCTCTTCGGACGTGCCGAATCGCTTCGGATCGAAGGCTCGGTCGATCGCCTCGGCGAGACCACCGATGTCGCCGGCCTCGATTATTCGGCCGGCATTCTCTTCGCGAAACCCGGCGCCTTCGGACCGGCCTCGACCTTTACCGCAAGCGTCAAGGCGGCGATCGTCGATCCGGATGCCTATAGTGCCAAAACGGTTACCGCCGCGGCCGGCGCCGCCTTCGAGCTTTCGCCCGAAGACACGTTCTCCGTCGGCGCGGAAGTGGGCTGGGCGGATGTCGACGACGCTTTCGGCTCGAATTCCTATATCACCGCCGCCCTCCCGTTCGAATATGTCCGCGACGCACGCGATGACAAGCTGAACCCGACGGAGGGCTACAGGGCGCTGATCAATGCCAAGCCGAGCTACGAGATCGAGGGAAAGACCTTTTTCAGCTCCTTCGAAGCTTCCGCGTCCGGCTATTACGCGTTTGGGACCGAAAAGCGCTTCGTGCTGGCCGGCAAGCTCGGCGCGGGCGTGCTCGTCGGTGGCGACGAACTCTCCGATATTCCAGCGACCCGGCGGTTCTTCCTCGGCGGCGGCGGGTCGGTGCGCGGCTATTCCTACCAGGAGATCAGCCCCCGCGACGCCGATGACGAACTGACCGGCGGCCGCTCCTATGTGAGCGGCTCCCTCGAAGCCCGCATCGCCGTCACCGATACGATCGGCGTCGTGCCCTTCATCGATGCCGGTACGGTTTCGGATAGCACAGCGCCCGATTTCTCCGACATCCGGGCCGGCGCGGGCATCGGTCTGCGCTATGCGACGCCATTCGGGCCGATCCGGCTCGACTTCGCCGTGCCGCTCAACAAGTATCCGGGGGGCACCGATTACGGAATCTATGCCGGTATCGGCCAGTCCTTCTGA
- a CDS encoding alpha/beta fold hydrolase produces the protein MTNSPDFVKHRFLDLDGIRVFYREAGPPDAPVVLLPHGYPCSSYEFRNFMPLLADRWRLVAPDFPGSGYSDTPDDFAYGFDGFADFLEAFVRRLGLDRFALYLHDFGSQIGLRLAIRRPERISALIIQNGDIYEDELGPKYAPLQEYFRNPTPEGRTKLGEAVSEEGYRDEFLNDVRPELAERISPDLWKLHWSLTTAKRREIAIDVIAGLRENLAWFDRYQSYLREHRPPALIVWGPQDGYMPEGSARAYLRDLPDAELHLIDGGHWLLETNLSEVVSLCRNFLARASAK, from the coding sequence ATGACCAATTCGCCCGATTTCGTGAAACACCGCTTCCTCGATCTGGACGGCATCCGGGTCTTCTATCGGGAAGCCGGACCGCCGGACGCGCCGGTCGTGCTCCTTCCCCACGGCTACCCGTGCTCGTCCTACGAGTTTCGCAATTTCATGCCGCTGCTGGCCGACCGGTGGAGGCTTGTCGCTCCGGATTTCCCTGGATCCGGATACAGCGACACGCCGGACGACTTCGCCTATGGCTTCGATGGCTTCGCAGATTTTCTGGAGGCCTTCGTCCGGCGCCTGGGCCTGGATCGTTTCGCACTTTATCTACATGACTTCGGCTCTCAGATCGGCCTTCGGCTGGCCATTCGCCGGCCGGAGCGGATTTCCGCACTGATCATCCAAAATGGCGACATCTACGAGGATGAGCTCGGACCTAAATACGCGCCGTTGCAGGAGTATTTCCGCAATCCCACGCCGGAGGGCCGGACCAAACTCGGCGAAGCCGTAAGCGAGGAAGGATACCGCGACGAGTTCCTCAACGACGTCCGGCCCGAGCTTGCCGAGCGGATTTCTCCCGACCTCTGGAAGCTCCATTGGTCGCTGACAACGGCCAAGCGGCGTGAGATCGCCATAGACGTGATCGCGGGGCTGCGGGAGAATCTCGCCTGGTTCGATCGCTACCAGAGTTACCTTCGCGAACATCGGCCGCCGGCGCTGATTGTCTGGGGTCCGCAGGACGGCTACATGCCCGAAGGCTCCGCCCGAGCCTATCTCCGCGACCTGCCGGATGCCGAACTGCATCTCATCGATGGAGGCCATTGGTTGCTGGAGACCAACCTGTCCGAGGTCGTCTCCCTCTGCCGAAATTTCCTCGCGCGCGCGTCGGCGAAATGA
- a CDS encoding (2Fe-2S)-binding protein, protein MAKITMTVNGRQVSGTCDDRTLLVHFIRENLGLTGTHVGCETTQCGACVVHMDGQSVKSCSILAAQAAGSAITTIEGLASNGELHPVQAAFKTYHGLQCGFCTPGMVMTAVDMIRRHGGNLDEATVRAELEGNICRCTGYHNIVQAILAAAAETGGARQAAE, encoded by the coding sequence ATGGCGAAAATAACGATGACGGTCAACGGCCGCCAGGTAAGTGGTACCTGCGACGACCGAACGCTGCTGGTGCACTTTATCCGCGAAAATCTCGGCCTGACCGGGACGCATGTCGGCTGCGAAACGACGCAGTGCGGCGCATGCGTCGTTCACATGGACGGGCAATCGGTGAAAAGCTGTTCCATCCTTGCCGCCCAGGCGGCCGGCTCGGCGATCACGACGATCGAGGGCTTGGCGTCCAACGGCGAGCTTCACCCGGTCCAGGCGGCTTTCAAGACGTATCACGGACTGCAATGCGGCTTCTGCACGCCGGGAATGGTCATGACCGCCGTCGACATGATCCGGCGACATGGCGGCAATCTTGACGAGGCGACGGTACGGGCCGAGCTGGAAGGCAACATCTGTCGCTGCACCGGCTATCACAACATCGTCCAGGCGATCCTCGCCGCCGCGGCCGAGACGGGCGGCGCTCGCCAGGCGGCAGAATGA
- the hemA gene encoding 5-aminolevulinate synthase, with translation MDFESFFKNELDGLHQEGRYRVFADLARHRGSFPKATRYTADGAQEVTVWCSNDYLGMGQCPIVTEAMKNAIDECGAGAGGTRNISGTNHYHVLLERELADLHGKESALLFTSGYVSNWAALGTLCSKIPGVIVFSDAGNHASMIEGIRHSKCERVIFKHNSVADLEAKLAAADPRAPKIIAFESVYSMDGDIAPIREFCDLADKYGAMTYLDEVHAVGMYGPRGGGIAEREGLMHRLTVIEGTLGKAFGVMGGYITGSAALCDFIRSFASGFIFTTALPPALAAGALASIRHLKESQVERFAHQERVRRLRSLLDQRGIPHMVNPSHIVPVIVGDAAKCKWISDLLLDNFGIYVQPINYPTVPKKTERLRITPTPMHSDADIDHLVSALHSLWSRCALARAVA, from the coding sequence ATGGATTTCGAGAGTTTCTTCAAAAACGAGCTGGATGGGCTGCATCAGGAAGGCCGTTACCGGGTTTTCGCCGATCTCGCCCGCCATCGCGGCAGCTTCCCCAAGGCCACGCGCTACACGGCCGATGGCGCCCAGGAAGTGACCGTTTGGTGCTCGAACGACTATCTCGGCATGGGCCAGTGTCCCATCGTCACCGAGGCGATGAAGAACGCGATCGACGAATGCGGCGCCGGCGCCGGCGGGACCCGCAACATCTCCGGCACCAACCATTATCATGTGCTGCTCGAGCGCGAACTCGCCGACCTGCACGGCAAGGAATCGGCTCTTCTGTTCACCTCCGGTTACGTTTCGAACTGGGCCGCACTCGGGACGCTCTGTTCCAAGATTCCCGGCGTCATCGTCTTTTCGGATGCCGGCAACCACGCTTCGATGATCGAGGGCATCCGCCACTCGAAATGCGAGCGGGTCATCTTCAAGCACAATTCGGTGGCGGACCTCGAGGCCAAGCTTGCGGCCGCCGATCCGCGCGCGCCAAAGATCATCGCCTTTGAATCCGTCTATTCGATGGATGGCGACATCGCGCCGATCAGGGAATTCTGCGACCTCGCCGACAAATACGGCGCAATGACCTATCTGGACGAAGTGCACGCGGTCGGCATGTACGGCCCGCGCGGCGGCGGCATCGCCGAGCGCGAGGGGCTGATGCACCGGCTGACGGTCATCGAAGGCACGCTCGGCAAGGCCTTCGGCGTCATGGGCGGCTACATCACCGGATCGGCGGCGCTCTGCGACTTCATCCGCTCCTTCGCTTCCGGCTTTATCTTCACGACGGCGCTGCCGCCGGCGCTCGCCGCCGGCGCGCTCGCCTCCATTCGCCACCTGAAGGAAAGCCAGGTCGAACGTTTCGCGCACCAGGAGCGCGTGCGCCGGCTTCGGTCGCTGCTCGACCAGCGCGGTATTCCCCATATGGTCAATCCGAGCCATATCGTGCCGGTCATCGTCGGCGACGCCGCCAAGTGCAAGTGGATCTCCGACCTGCTGCTCGACAATTTCGGCATCTACGTCCAGCCGATCAACTATCCGACGGTGCCGAAGAAGACCGAGCGACTGCGCATCACCCCGACGCCCATGCATTCGGATGCCGATATCGACCATCTGGTGAGCGCGCTGCATTCGCTCTGGTCGCGCTGCGCGCTGGCAAGGGCGGTCGCGTAA
- a CDS encoding FAD binding domain-containing protein — protein sequence MYETNYHRASSVEEAANLMGTAAEGKYLSGGMTLIPTMKQRLAAPSDLVDLRHIAEMKGITVDGRSVRIGAATTHEEVATSAALAAACPAICGLASHIGDPHVRHMGTIGGSIANNDPAADYPAAMLALDAVIVTDRREVKAEDFFTGLFETALEDGEIVTAVRFEAPAKAAYQKFPNPASRYAMTGVFVVRRDDGGVRVAVTGAGSDGVFRHRDLEAALAANWSPGAVANVQVDDSDLLSDIHASAAYRANLVKVMTKRAVAAA from the coding sequence ATGTATGAGACCAACTATCATCGGGCCTCCTCGGTCGAAGAGGCAGCGAACCTGATGGGGACCGCCGCGGAGGGAAAATATCTCTCCGGCGGCATGACGCTCATCCCGACGATGAAGCAGCGGCTGGCCGCCCCGAGCGACCTTGTCGATCTCAGGCACATTGCCGAGATGAAGGGCATCACCGTCGACGGCCGGTCGGTCAGGATCGGCGCGGCGACGACGCATGAGGAGGTCGCGACCTCCGCCGCGCTCGCCGCGGCCTGTCCGGCAATTTGCGGGCTTGCCAGCCACATAGGCGATCCGCATGTCCGCCACATGGGTACGATCGGCGGCTCCATCGCCAACAACGATCCGGCTGCGGACTATCCGGCCGCGATGCTGGCGCTCGATGCGGTGATCGTCACCGACAGGCGCGAGGTCAAGGCCGAAGACTTCTTCACCGGTCTCTTCGAAACGGCGCTCGAAGATGGTGAGATCGTGACCGCAGTCCGCTTCGAAGCGCCGGCGAAAGCGGCCTATCAGAAGTTCCCCAATCCGGCCTCGCGCTATGCGATGACCGGCGTCTTCGTCGTCCGCCGTGACGATGGCGGCGTGCGCGTTGCCGTGACCGGAGCCGGGTCGGACGGCGTCTTCCGCCACCGGGACCTGGAGGCGGCGCTTGCCGCCAACTGGTCTCCCGGTGCGGTCGCCAATGTGCAGGTGGACGATTCGGACCTGCTTTCCGATATTCATGCAAGCGCCGCCTATCGCGCCAATCTCGTCAAGGTGATGACGAAACGCGCCGTGGCGGCCGCCTGA
- a CDS encoding glycine zipper domain-containing protein encodes MKKAIALVLVALSVASCTQTEKGAGIGAVSGAIIGGAVTGDVRGAAVGAAIGGVSGAVIGHVTDQPGQCYYRDRYGRRYIDRC; translated from the coding sequence ATGAAGAAAGCCATCGCGCTTGTGTTGGTCGCCCTGTCGGTCGCGAGCTGCACGCAAACCGAAAAGGGTGCCGGCATCGGCGCCGTATCGGGGGCAATCATCGGGGGCGCGGTCACCGGTGACGTCCGCGGTGCGGCAGTCGGCGCGGCGATCGGCGGCGTATCCGGCGCCGTGATCGGCCACGTCACCGACCAGCCGGGCCAGTGCTACTACCGCGACCGCTACGGCCGCCGCTACATCGACCGCTGCTGA
- a CDS encoding adenylate/guanylate cyclase domain-containing protein — protein sequence MEQRLAAVLAADMAGYSRLMEADEAGTVARLRTHRIELIDPAIAKNKGHLIKTTGDGMLVEFQSVTDAVKCAVEIQSRMKRRNADVAQDRRIEFRIGINLGDIIFDEDDIFGDGVNIAARIEQLADVGGICVTAAVATQVADRIDVPIEDLGEKMLKNISRPIHLFRVGIEGPVLPPFPEATDAPRAISKPSIVVLPFDNMSGDPDQEFFADGLTEDIITELSRRHELFVISRNSSFVYKNQPVNVREVAEKLGAQYLVEGSVRKIGDRVRVTVQLIDAVNDAHIWADKYDRRLDDIFAIQDEVTAAIAATLPGRVEAAQRDLLARTKPANMAAYECALAAKVLHHRSTVADNEQAQALIDRAVALDPGYAHAHAWRACILGQAWVHGWCEDKDAVWAEIVAELDRALALDDNDADVHRILAAVNVNNNALTTARYHQERALSLNPNYDLVVVQQGELLTWLGRPEEGVEWIRKAMQLNPHHPERFWSHLGKAHFAARQYGEAIEAFMHLSVLDHVQHAFVAACYGWLGDDIAAHAHMEKVRTLAPDFDLDAFLATQHYVQESDLQHLSEGLVKAGAKGGSAAANGIAAQ from the coding sequence ATGGAACAGAGACTAGCCGCAGTGCTGGCAGCCGATATGGCAGGCTATAGCCGCCTGATGGAGGCCGATGAAGCGGGCACGGTCGCCCGCCTCAGGACTCACCGGATAGAACTGATCGATCCGGCCATAGCAAAGAACAAGGGTCACCTCATCAAGACCACCGGCGACGGCATGCTGGTCGAATTCCAGAGCGTGACCGACGCGGTAAAATGCGCCGTCGAAATCCAGAGCCGCATGAAGCGGCGCAATGCCGACGTGGCGCAGGACCGGCGGATCGAATTCAGGATCGGCATCAATCTCGGCGACATCATCTTCGACGAGGACGACATCTTCGGCGACGGCGTGAATATCGCCGCCCGTATCGAGCAACTGGCCGATGTGGGCGGCATCTGCGTGACGGCTGCGGTGGCGACGCAAGTCGCCGACCGGATCGATGTCCCCATCGAGGATCTGGGCGAGAAGATGCTGAAGAATATCAGCCGCCCGATCCACCTCTTCCGAGTCGGGATCGAGGGGCCTGTCCTGCCGCCCTTCCCGGAGGCCACGGATGCGCCGCGCGCCATTTCCAAACCCTCGATAGTGGTGCTGCCGTTCGACAATATGAGCGGCGATCCCGACCAGGAGTTTTTCGCAGACGGCCTGACGGAGGACATCATCACCGAGCTGTCCCGCCGGCACGAGCTGTTCGTCATCTCGCGCAACTCCAGCTTCGTCTATAAGAACCAGCCGGTAAACGTGCGTGAGGTGGCCGAGAAGCTCGGAGCGCAATACCTGGTGGAGGGCAGCGTCCGCAAGATCGGCGACCGCGTGCGCGTGACGGTCCAGCTCATCGATGCGGTCAACGACGCTCATATCTGGGCCGACAAATACGACCGGAGACTGGACGACATCTTCGCCATCCAGGACGAGGTGACGGCGGCGATAGCGGCAACGCTCCCGGGGCGCGTCGAGGCCGCGCAGCGGGACCTGCTCGCCCGGACGAAGCCGGCGAATATGGCCGCATACGAATGCGCCCTTGCCGCCAAGGTGCTGCATCACCGGAGCACGGTCGCGGATAACGAGCAGGCCCAGGCCCTCATCGACAGGGCGGTCGCGCTCGATCCCGGCTATGCGCATGCCCATGCCTGGCGGGCCTGCATCCTCGGGCAAGCGTGGGTCCACGGCTGGTGCGAAGACAAGGATGCGGTCTGGGCCGAGATCGTTGCCGAGCTTGACCGGGCGCTGGCGCTCGACGACAACGACGCCGACGTCCATCGCATCCTCGCCGCGGTGAACGTAAACAACAATGCGCTGACGACGGCGCGCTACCACCAGGAGCGTGCCCTTTCCCTCAATCCCAATTACGACCTGGTGGTGGTTCAGCAGGGCGAATTGCTGACCTGGCTGGGGCGACCGGAAGAGGGGGTGGAGTGGATCCGCAAGGCCATGCAGCTCAACCCCCATCATCCGGAACGCTTCTGGAGCCATCTCGGCAAGGCTCACTTCGCCGCCCGGCAGTATGGAGAGGCGATCGAGGCCTTCATGCACCTCTCGGTGCTGGACCACGTCCAGCATGCATTCGTCGCGGCCTGCTACGGCTGGCTCGGGGATGACATTGCGGCTCATGCGCATATGGAGAAGGTCCGGACGCTGGCCCCGGATTTCGACCTCGACGCCTTTCTCGCCACGCAGCATTACGTCCAGGAATCGGACCTGCAACACCTCAGCGAAGGGCTTGTCAAAGCGGGAGCGAAGGGCGGATCGGCGGCGGCGAACGGAATTGCAGCGCAATAG